One window from the genome of Pseudomonadota bacterium encodes:
- a CDS encoding type IV secretion protein IcmT has protein sequence MAKEETEVVLIQTWHWRNSQKTPRFWRFDARAGLVLLLVVLFPRKWTIAVFLLVNITFWLLERKGLTFTAALRAMRVWLIGPKRPAYFWTDRRKLGDQE, from the coding sequence ATGGCGAAAGAAGAAACGGAAGTCGTCCTGATTCAAACATGGCACTGGCGTAACAGCCAGAAGACTCCGCGTTTCTGGCGTTTTGATGCGCGTGCCGGCCTTGTTCTGCTGCTGGTTGTTCTGTTTCCGCGGAAATGGACGATTGCCGTCTTTCTTCTGGTGAATATTACCTTCTGGCTGCTGGAGCGCAAAGGCCTGACCTTTACGGCTGCTTTACGCGCCATGCGTGTCTGGCTCATCGGGCCGAAGCGCCCGGCTTATTTCTGGACAGACCGCCGCAAATTGGGCGATCAGGAATAA
- a CDS encoding lytic transglycosylase domain-containing protein encodes MLANTLATCIFLASQTYGVPPAVLVGILHVEGGKVGQQVRNSNGTYDLGPMQINTIWMPELARHWQVPQSTAKRWVRDDGCINVAVGAWILRKKSDDAGSLYTGIAHYHSKTPRYGLPYRQKVFVAMHRQGLLKTQNSLR; translated from the coding sequence GTGCTTGCGAACACTTTAGCCACCTGCATATTCCTTGCCTCGCAAACCTACGGCGTTCCACCTGCCGTATTGGTGGGCATCCTGCATGTCGAAGGCGGCAAGGTCGGACAACAGGTGCGTAACAGCAACGGCACCTATGATCTTGGCCCCATGCAGATCAATACAATCTGGATGCCGGAACTGGCGCGGCACTGGCAGGTGCCGCAATCCACGGCAAAACGCTGGGTTCGTGATGACGGCTGCATCAATGTCGCCGTCGGCGCATGGATTTTGCGCAAAAAAAGTGACGATGCCGGCAGTCTTTATACGGGAATTGCACACTACCATTCCAAAACGCCGCGCTATGGTTTACCCTACCGTCAGAAGGTTTTTGTTGCCATGCACAGACAAGGGCTGTTGAAAACGCAAAACAGCTTGAGATAA
- the tadA gene encoding Flp pilus assembly complex ATPase component TadA, translating to MAARRPVSLLKKGKDDIKETYPEEPDRFQEDHVDPFLLWCVRKDSSDITFQSARPVYNEIHGTLYPATFRPLDAADMNAIITKLYGVEALALLAGGRDIDLSYEVMIDRWNRQRFRVNITAILADGRDGAQVTMRVLPSEPPTMEQLGIEEEIKQAWHPRQGLVLVTGPTGSGKSTLLAAGNRMMLERPHGCGKMLTYEAPIEFTYDTIISKRSLIGQSEIPRHLESFAHGVRNALRRKPEIILVGEARDRETISAAIEAGQTGHTVYATVHTTGVAATVRRMISSFEPAERVERAYSLMETLRLIVTQTLAPRIGGGRVGLREWMEFTEEIREEMLSCNFEEWASRLMNMVPEHGRSMEFSARQAYDEGLIDRRHLLTYVQSAEGLRKIQEEDDARRARGEEVEEFRAGGGGH from the coding sequence ATGGCAGCCCGCAGACCGGTAAGTCTTCTAAAAAAAGGTAAAGATGATATCAAGGAAACTTATCCGGAAGAACCGGATCGTTTCCAAGAGGATCATGTTGACCCGTTTCTTCTCTGGTGTGTCCGGAAAGATTCGAGTGATATCACCTTCCAATCGGCACGTCCCGTCTATAACGAGATTCACGGCACGCTTTACCCTGCAACCTTCCGTCCGCTTGATGCGGCGGATATGAATGCCATTATCACCAAACTCTACGGCGTTGAGGCTCTCGCGCTTCTGGCCGGTGGCCGTGATATCGATTTGTCCTATGAAGTCATGATCGACCGTTGGAACCGCCAGCGTTTCCGTGTCAACATCACGGCCATTCTGGCTGACGGCCGTGACGGTGCACAGGTCACAATGCGTGTCCTGCCGAGTGAACCGCCGACAATGGAACAGCTGGGTATCGAGGAAGAAATCAAACAGGCCTGGCACCCTCGTCAGGGGCTTGTTCTGGTGACAGGCCCGACGGGTAGTGGTAAATCAACGCTGCTGGCCGCCGGAAACCGCATGATGCTGGAACGTCCGCATGGTTGCGGCAAGATGCTGACCTATGAGGCGCCGATCGAGTTCACCTATGATACGATTATCAGTAAACGAAGCCTGATCGGGCAGTCGGAAATTCCGCGCCACCTTGAAAGTTTTGCTCATGGTGTCCGGAACGCCCTGCGCCGGAAGCCGGAAATCATTCTGGTTGGTGAGGCGCGTGACCGTGAAACCATTTCCGCCGCTATTGAAGCCGGGCAAACGGGTCACACCGTTTATGCCACGGTTCACACCACCGGCGTTGCCGCGACCGTCCGTCGTATGATTTCAAGCTTTGAACCTGCCGAGCGGGTTGAGCGTGCCTACTCGCTGATGGAAACCCTGCGTCTGATTGTGACGCAAACGCTGGCACCGCGTATCGGCGGCGGCCGTGTGGGCTTAAGGGAGTGGATGGAATTCACCGAGGAAATCCGCGAGGAAATGCTGAGCTGTAACTTCGAGGAATGGGCCAGCCGCTTAATGAATATGGTTCCCGAACATGGCCGCAGTATGGAGTTTTCCGCACGTCAGGCATATGACGAAGGCTTGATTGACCGCCGTCACCTGCTGACCTATGTACAAAGCGCCGAAGGTCTGCGAAAAATTCAGGAAGAAGATGATGCGCGCCGCGCCCGCGGCGAAGAGGTCGAAGAGTTTCGCGCCGGCGGTGGCGGGCATTAA
- a CDS encoding type IV secretory system conjugative DNA transfer family protein, whose protein sequence is MRKKTSICTALALTAVMALTGCSSKYKRPELTEADRRALAQSEALTKTPEKTGTPLSRDQLRATTPIISPAAAMEITGVVNDTVSLDIRTEAQEEAALSYGARGGLSFRSHEIAEELSGHEKSLDEVFDFRRLLMRAPSGLLIEAPIVSEAENALIVSKGGIEAAVADRIYNIQKNAQIVTAPRNWRQYIQPYWDVEIEPPPQILWPQSPKESARWDAAFERGWKAGIEQANQIFESNLERLVADFNGMVRYRMMVAQGMISEPYALHEDRGVTGGKDELRVGDRALRITGQSEFKTGYEEWQPADR, encoded by the coding sequence ATGAGAAAAAAGACTTCGATTTGCACAGCCTTGGCGCTGACAGCCGTTATGGCGCTTACAGGATGCAGCTCCAAATATAAAAGACCCGAGCTCACCGAAGCTGACCGCCGGGCGCTTGCCCAGTCCGAGGCGCTAACCAAAACGCCTGAAAAAACGGGAACACCGCTGAGCCGCGATCAATTGCGTGCAACAACGCCGATCATCAGCCCTGCTGCCGCCATGGAAATTACCGGCGTTGTCAATGATACCGTTTCTCTTGATATCCGTACCGAGGCGCAAGAAGAAGCCGCCCTGTCTTACGGCGCGCGCGGCGGGCTCTCGTTCCGCAGCCATGAAATCGCCGAGGAATTAAGCGGTCATGAAAAATCGCTGGATGAAGTCTTCGATTTCAGACGGCTTTTGATGCGCGCCCCTTCAGGTTTGCTGATTGAGGCACCGATTGTATCCGAGGCGGAAAACGCCCTGATTGTCAGCAAAGGCGGTATCGAAGCTGCTGTGGCTGACCGTATTTACAATATTCAGAAAAATGCGCAGATTGTGACGGCACCGCGCAACTGGCGTCAATATATCCAGCCCTATTGGGATGTCGAGATCGAACCGCCGCCGCAAATTCTTTGGCCGCAATCGCCGAAAGAATCTGCACGATGGGATGCCGCCTTCGAACGCGGCTGGAAAGCGGGCATAGAGCAGGCCAATCAGATTTTTGAAAGCAATCTTGAACGTCTTGTTGCCGATTTCAACGGGATGGTTCGCTACCGCATGATGGTAGCGCAAGGCATGATTTCCGAGCCCTATGCCCTTCACGAAGACCGCGGTGTGACAGGCGGTAAGGATGAATTGCGTGTCGGTGACCGCGCTCTGCGCATTACCGGACAATCCGAGTTCAAGACAGGTTATGAAGAATGGCAGCCCGCAGACCGGTAA
- a CDS encoding DotD/TraH family lipoprotein (Members of this family include DotD of type IVB secretion systems and TraH of plasmid conjugative plasmid systems, both lipoproteins.) has product MKKTTPFYTALALTGMIALSGCTFKPTTGHQLVAQPDAVSLRLASSVDRASAALETLAAVEQARTPLANVSPVTDAPRELMRSISVDWVGPLEQITARLAERVGYNFNVAGIRPPVPVVVTLNVVEKPVIDVLRDLGLQGGTRADVVVDADNRTVEVSYVSLFDESM; this is encoded by the coding sequence ATGAAAAAGACAACCCCATTTTATACGGCACTGGCTTTGACAGGTATGATTGCGCTTTCGGGCTGCACTTTTAAACCGACAACCGGTCATCAACTGGTTGCGCAGCCTGATGCCGTTTCACTGCGTTTGGCATCATCGGTTGACCGCGCATCCGCTGCGCTGGAAACGCTCGCTGCCGTCGAACAGGCACGCACGCCGCTGGCAAATGTTTCTCCGGTGACCGATGCGCCGCGCGAACTGATGCGCAGCATCTCCGTTGATTGGGTCGGTCCTCTCGAGCAAATCACCGCACGTCTTGCCGAACGCGTCGGATATAACTTTAACGTTGCCGGCATCCGTCCGCCCGTTCCGGTCGTTGTGACGCTGAATGTTGTTGAAAAACCGGTCATTGATGTTTTGCGTGATCTGGGTCTGCAAGGCGGAACCCGCGCGGATGTTGTCGTCGATGCGGATAACCGTACGGTTGAAGTCAGCTATGTCTCGTTATTTGACGAATCAATGTAA